From one Thalassoroseus pseudoceratinae genomic stretch:
- the rpsA gene encoding 30S ribosomal protein S1: protein MVDRNLIRQFAVEDDALEDIFKDLGDNLDDWDDVVVGDAPDVNTIVEGKVLRIEGDDVLIDIGYKSEGIVPLDEWSEDPEEPKPGDTCEVLLEEVEDDFGLIMLSKRKADRIREWEKVINAHDEGDVVTGNVVRKIKGGLLVNIGVNVFLPASQVDIRRPRDIADYIGKDIECQILKIDESRRNIVVSRRKLIEDRRRVAKEELLSQIEEGDVRNGVVKNIADFGAFVDLGGIDGLLHITDMSWGRIGHPTEKVKIDEQIEVKILNIDREREKIALGMKQLQPSPWDNVAEKYPVGEKVRGEVVNIMTYGAFVKLEDGIEGLVHISEMSWTKRINHPSELVSIGDEIDVVVLGINTDKQEISLGMKQTQANPWDHVAEKYPTGTKIEGTVRNLTNYGAFVELEEGVDGLLHVSDMSHTRKISHANEMLKKGDAISCIVLSVDEDRKRIALGMKQLENDPWETTIPDKYRPGTIVTGQVTKITNFGVFVQLEPELEGLLHISELSDDKIENAEEVVKVDEEIEVRILRVDIEDRKIGLSRKLEGDLEEIEQEAAATTAGAKPEGGRAVSEPLLGGTGGGAGPLFQMPIGGEQPAESEAAPAESEAAAEESGTAETPAEAVEESAESASEEASSDLDDDDPTITQS, encoded by the coding sequence ATGGTTGACAGGAACCTCATTCGGCAGTTTGCAGTTGAAGATGACGCTCTCGAGGATATCTTCAAAGACTTGGGAGATAACCTCGACGATTGGGATGACGTCGTTGTTGGCGATGCTCCAGACGTCAATACCATCGTGGAAGGTAAAGTCCTTCGCATCGAAGGTGACGATGTCCTCATTGACATCGGTTACAAAAGCGAAGGCATTGTCCCGCTCGATGAATGGTCGGAAGACCCAGAAGAGCCCAAACCAGGCGATACCTGCGAAGTGTTGCTGGAAGAAGTCGAAGACGACTTTGGCTTGATCATGCTTTCCAAGCGGAAAGCCGACCGCATCCGGGAGTGGGAAAAGGTCATCAACGCCCACGACGAAGGCGACGTCGTCACCGGCAACGTTGTGCGGAAGATCAAAGGCGGTTTGCTCGTCAATATCGGCGTCAACGTCTTTCTCCCGGCCAGCCAAGTCGATATTCGCCGGCCTCGCGATATCGCCGACTACATTGGCAAAGATATCGAGTGCCAGATTCTCAAAATCGACGAAAGCCGACGGAACATCGTTGTCTCGCGGCGTAAACTCATCGAAGACCGCCGCCGCGTTGCGAAAGAGGAATTGCTTTCGCAAATCGAAGAAGGCGACGTCCGCAACGGCGTGGTCAAGAACATCGCCGACTTCGGTGCCTTCGTCGACCTTGGTGGTATCGACGGTTTGCTGCACATTACCGACATGAGTTGGGGCCGCATCGGTCACCCAACCGAAAAGGTGAAGATCGACGAGCAAATCGAAGTCAAGATCCTCAATATCGACCGGGAACGCGAGAAGATCGCTCTCGGCATGAAACAGCTTCAGCCCAGTCCTTGGGACAATGTGGCCGAGAAATACCCCGTCGGCGAGAAAGTTCGCGGCGAAGTGGTCAATATCATGACCTACGGGGCATTCGTGAAGTTGGAAGACGGCATCGAAGGTTTGGTTCACATTTCCGAAATGTCTTGGACCAAACGCATCAATCACCCGAGTGAATTGGTCAGCATCGGTGATGAAATCGACGTCGTTGTCTTGGGTATCAATACCGACAAGCAGGAAATTTCGCTCGGTATGAAGCAAACCCAAGCCAACCCTTGGGATCATGTCGCCGAGAAATACCCCACCGGTACCAAGATCGAGGGTACGGTTCGCAACCTCACGAACTACGGTGCGTTTGTTGAGTTGGAAGAAGGCGTCGACGGGTTGCTGCACGTCAGTGATATGTCGCACACCCGAAAGATTTCCCACGCCAACGAGATGCTCAAGAAAGGCGATGCCATCAGCTGTATCGTGCTTTCGGTCGACGAAGATCGCAAACGGATCGCACTCGGCATGAAGCAACTCGAAAACGATCCGTGGGAAACGACCATCCCCGACAAATACCGCCCCGGTACGATTGTCACCGGCCAAGTCACGAAGATCACCAACTTCGGTGTGTTCGTGCAACTCGAGCCGGAACTCGAAGGCTTGCTGCACATCTCGGAACTCTCGGACGACAAGATCGAGAACGCCGAAGAAGTCGTCAAAGTCGACGAGGAAATCGAAGTTCGTATCCTGCGAGTCGATATCGAAGATCGCAAGATTGGCCTCAGCCGGAAACTCGAAGGCGACTTGGAAGAAATCGAACAAGAAGCCGCCGCGACGACTGCCGGTGCTAAACCAGAAGGTGGCCGAGCAGTCAGCGAACCACTGCTGGGTGGAACCGGTGGAGGTGCTGGTCCCTTGTTCCAAATGCCAATCGGTGGCGAGCAACCGGCCGAATCAGAAGCAGCCCCCGCGGAGTCCGAAGCAGCTGCTGAGGAGTCGGGAACGGCCGAAACACCTGCCGAAGCTGTGGAAGAGTCCGCGGAATCGGCCTCTGAAGAAGCTAGCAGCGACTTGGATGACGACGATCCAACGATCACTCAGTCGTAA
- a CDS encoding NAD(P)/FAD-dependent oxidoreductase produces MSERQHVVVVGGGFAGLNVVRSLRKADVDITLLDRHNHHLFQPLLYQVATGGLSPANIAAPLRSVFRRQKNCEVQLAEVTGFDPDNRKVILKDGELAYDMLVVATGAEYNYFGRDRWKNYAPGLKSIEDALEIRRRILSAFENAERELNPIKRRQWLTFVIVGAGPTGTELAGTLAEIARHTLKSEFRHIDPSDARILLVDAGPAVLSSYPPKLSDRALADLEKRNIDVRTNQMVTEITPTSVTLKCNDDVEKIACHTIIWAAGVQGSPLGNALAEATDASTDRSGRLIVEPDLRVPKHPEIFVIGDLARVDSEDGQALPGLAPVAIQEGKYVASVIQSALKNEQDVSPFRYKDRGTMATIGRGSAIADIKGWKFTGFMAWMMWLVIHLIQIVQFQNRLLVLFQWAWNYITFNRSARLITGVAPNWETTPRVEAEQETDSVKSPVAENVSS; encoded by the coding sequence GTGAGCGAACGTCAACATGTGGTTGTGGTCGGTGGCGGGTTTGCCGGGCTGAATGTGGTGCGGTCGCTGCGGAAGGCGGACGTTGATATCACGCTGCTCGATCGGCACAATCACCATTTGTTTCAGCCGCTGTTGTATCAGGTGGCGACGGGCGGGTTGTCGCCGGCGAACATTGCGGCTCCGCTGCGAAGTGTTTTTCGTCGGCAGAAGAATTGCGAAGTGCAACTCGCGGAAGTGACGGGATTCGATCCGGACAATCGCAAGGTGATTCTCAAGGACGGTGAACTCGCTTACGACATGCTCGTGGTCGCGACGGGAGCGGAGTACAACTACTTCGGGCGAGATCGCTGGAAGAATTACGCCCCCGGTTTGAAGAGCATCGAGGATGCGTTGGAGATTCGACGACGCATCTTGTCCGCCTTCGAAAATGCCGAACGCGAACTCAACCCCATCAAACGGAGACAATGGCTGACCTTTGTGATCGTCGGGGCTGGCCCGACCGGCACGGAACTCGCCGGAACGTTGGCTGAGATTGCCCGTCACACATTGAAATCCGAATTTCGGCATATCGATCCATCGGATGCACGGATTTTGCTGGTCGATGCGGGACCGGCAGTGTTGTCGAGTTATCCGCCGAAATTATCCGATCGGGCGCTCGCTGATCTCGAGAAACGCAACATCGATGTCCGCACGAATCAGATGGTGACGGAAATCACCCCGACTTCGGTGACGCTGAAATGCAACGACGATGTCGAAAAGATTGCCTGTCATACAATCATTTGGGCAGCGGGCGTGCAAGGATCACCATTGGGGAATGCGCTCGCGGAAGCGACCGATGCCTCAACGGATCGGAGTGGTCGATTGATCGTCGAACCGGATTTGCGAGTTCCGAAGCATCCTGAGATATTCGTCATCGGCGATTTGGCTCGCGTGGACTCCGAAGACGGTCAAGCGTTGCCGGGCTTGGCGCCGGTTGCGATTCAGGAAGGCAAATACGTTGCGAGCGTGATTCAATCCGCTTTGAAGAACGAGCAGGATGTGTCACCGTTCCGGTACAAAGATCGTGGCACGATGGCGACAATCGGACGCGGTTCGGCGATTGCGGATATCAAAGGCTGGAAATTCACCGGGTTCATGGCCTGGATGATGTGGTTGGTGATTCACCTAATTCAGATCGTTCAGTTTCAGAATCGGTTGCTGGTATTGTTTCAGTGGGCGTGGAACTACATCACGTTTAATCGGTCGGCCCGCTTGATTACGGGAGTTGCTCCAAATTGGGAAACCACACCGCGAGTGGAGGCCGAACAAGAAACGGACTCGGTGAAATCGCCCGTTGCTGAGAACGTTTCTTCCTGA
- a CDS encoding formylglycine-generating enzyme family protein has protein sequence MWNRSTIGIAALIVGLAFSLAGCGGGDEEAVNQSAPAQSPPARPQPRVPTVPSVPTVRSPVVNPPQRPQRPTAPKETPPPPPNSFTILKDSPPGKDFKIAPESENANRFVAEVPQNGFDSSTFRLEFPESSEPEQRGVLNPELKIPPTIEIIESAGFDKDGLPWRIRTQVDGMEMALVPAGASLLGTRGGEANTQPQLAVEVGHFYMDIHEVTVAQYEKFHAAAAKAIRGRKPDEAINEKDPDNHPALGVSWRDAESYAKWCGQAFGGKKLPTEAQWEKAARGTQGYRYPWGSEKPFWSRSRKPGQIDPVQSFRNDVSIYGIHDLAGNAREWCADWYREDAFGSAAKADGSPLTDWTGPKSGKPDFHHVIKGSATDWIVWRRDHGRSTDQLPDVGFRCVLPVKLPETKPNAAVSANANR, from the coding sequence ATGTGGAATCGCTCAACCATCGGAATTGCTGCTCTCATCGTTGGATTGGCTTTCAGCTTGGCCGGTTGCGGCGGAGGTGATGAGGAAGCAGTCAACCAGTCGGCTCCAGCGCAGTCACCGCCAGCGAGACCACAACCGCGAGTTCCGACAGTGCCATCAGTTCCCACGGTGCGGTCACCCGTTGTGAATCCGCCTCAACGACCGCAACGGCCGACGGCACCGAAGGAAACTCCGCCTCCACCGCCCAATTCGTTCACAATTTTGAAGGATTCACCACCCGGCAAAGACTTCAAGATCGCACCCGAGTCGGAAAATGCCAATCGGTTCGTCGCGGAAGTCCCGCAAAACGGATTCGATTCAAGCACCTTTCGACTTGAGTTCCCCGAGTCATCGGAGCCCGAACAACGGGGGGTATTGAATCCCGAGTTGAAGATTCCGCCGACAATCGAAATCATCGAGTCGGCCGGTTTTGACAAAGACGGTTTGCCCTGGCGCATTCGTACACAAGTTGATGGCATGGAGATGGCCCTCGTGCCTGCGGGAGCATCTCTGCTCGGAACACGCGGCGGAGAGGCCAACACGCAACCACAACTTGCAGTGGAGGTCGGTCACTTCTACATGGACATTCACGAAGTGACCGTCGCCCAATACGAGAAGTTTCACGCCGCCGCCGCGAAAGCAATTCGCGGCCGCAAACCAGACGAAGCCATCAACGAGAAGGATCCCGATAACCATCCAGCTTTGGGGGTTTCGTGGCGAGACGCGGAATCGTATGCGAAGTGGTGCGGGCAGGCTTTCGGTGGCAAGAAACTTCCGACCGAAGCCCAATGGGAAAAAGCCGCCCGGGGGACGCAGGGGTATCGCTATCCCTGGGGGAGCGAAAAGCCGTTCTGGTCTCGGTCGCGAAAACCCGGCCAGATCGATCCCGTCCAATCGTTCCGCAACGACGTCAGCATCTACGGAATTCACGATTTAGCCGGCAATGCGCGGGAGTGGTGTGCGGATTGGTATCGAGAAGACGCCTTTGGATCGGCTGCCAAAGCGGATGGCTCACCACTCACCGATTGGACCGGACCCAAATCCGGAAAGCCGGACTTCCATCATGTCATCAAAGGATCGGCCACGGATTGGATTGTCTGGCGACGCGATCACGGCCGCTCGACCGATCAACTGCCCGACGTCGGTTTCCGCTGTGTCCTGCCCGTCAAACTGCCGGAAACGAAACCGAATGCGGCAGTGAGTGCGAATGCAAATCGTTAG
- a CDS encoding HPP family protein, with amino-acid sequence MRVLYGRQLRELAEKVEQEFFRIERESFWRSGLINGLIAGIAVGLVAWAVAAVEQNYFEIDQNDLLLFACLGSSAASVVFAPLQKTNSLRSITLAYALSALVCMLLFGLRDYLGNDERYFPIPVQCALAVALSISFMRWAQAMHPAAVGSGMAFVIFHREVVSLLLLMLAVVTLIITVKIFAYIYLEELAFKNFWREFTRNYYGKELRVSVDKQGPAEEITVTSDPQGDEN; translated from the coding sequence GTGCGAGTGCTTTACGGACGACAACTACGCGAACTCGCGGAAAAGGTCGAGCAGGAATTCTTTCGCATCGAGCGGGAGAGCTTCTGGCGATCCGGGCTGATCAACGGCCTCATCGCGGGCATCGCGGTCGGGTTGGTGGCGTGGGCCGTCGCTGCGGTCGAGCAAAATTACTTCGAGATCGACCAGAACGACTTGCTCCTGTTTGCCTGCTTGGGTTCGTCGGCGGCTTCCGTTGTCTTTGCCCCGCTGCAAAAAACGAACAGTCTACGCTCCATCACGCTGGCCTATGCGTTATCCGCATTGGTGTGCATGTTGTTGTTCGGACTCCGAGACTACCTCGGCAACGACGAACGCTACTTTCCGATTCCCGTGCAGTGCGCCTTGGCGGTAGCGTTGTCGATCTCGTTCATGCGATGGGCTCAAGCGATGCATCCGGCGGCCGTGGGAAGCGGAATGGCGTTTGTGATCTTCCACCGTGAAGTGGTCAGTCTGTTACTCTTGATGCTGGCCGTTGTGACGTTGATTATCACCGTCAAAATCTTTGCCTACATCTACCTAGAGGAACTCGCGTTCAAAAACTTCTGGCGCGAGTTCACTCGGAATTACTACGGGAAAGAACTCCGCGTCTCCGTGGACAAACAGGGACCGGCCGAGGAAATCACCGTCACGTCCGACCCGCAAGGCGACGAGAATTGA
- a CDS encoding NfeD family protein, which translates to MERSLPFLRNFVAALFATCVLTWGVSTVFADDPPPDQTAETATNPPSEETDSSVDEDSTQRPALYLKIRSPLGDAQFARVRNAALNLQSEAERRGQSGVLVLEITPGTSPFYQVQGLARFLTSTEVSSVTTVAWVPEDVTGNNVVLALGCREIIMHPDAELGDIGRGAPLDKEEQGDVLSLVRKGHNPKVSEAVALKMMDPSVSLLKVKYRETKDAPPQTEVVTSENLRSLQETKTTVEPRTLLDAGMKGVFTGKTARDWDVLVTQTAESRADLADLYDLPKSALREDATLGGELKVRLLRIDGVIDGPQAAFIKRQVQRAIGQGANLLVFEVDSPGGHLDAMQEIAYTISDLDRETVRTVAYVPRDAISAAAVISLACDELYMQPHAKIGDAGPIELRPGQAFEHAGEKIVSYMRKLMQELAEKKNRPAAIMKSMVDRNLEVYEVKNRDTGAVWFMTEDEIHASNGEWIRGAIVPESRKELLLTINGTEAHKYKLAEPPVADESELKERLGVPPDQKLIPMEETWVDSMVFNLNNPAWTGTLLTLAMICLFIELHFMTGVMAIASALFFALFFWSKYMGGTAGWLEVILFVFGLILMALEIFVMPGFGVFGISGGVLLLMSVVMASQTFGHSEPGRDMVLLARNLTTVSLSIGAVILIAVVLNRFLPHMPIMGAMILTPPGSPLTADGPQLRPDLINDGPGADLVGLAGKAQTTLRPAGKALLDGRLVDVVSDGGYIDTGTPIEVVRVEGNRVIVREA; encoded by the coding sequence ATGGAACGATCACTGCCTTTCCTGCGGAATTTCGTGGCCGCTCTATTTGCGACCTGCGTTTTGACGTGGGGCGTTTCCACGGTCTTTGCGGATGATCCACCACCCGACCAAACGGCCGAAACCGCTACCAATCCGCCGAGTGAAGAAACCGATTCATCCGTTGACGAGGATTCCACTCAGCGACCTGCGTTGTATTTGAAGATCCGCAGTCCGCTCGGTGATGCTCAGTTCGCTCGGGTCCGGAATGCAGCATTAAATCTGCAAAGCGAAGCCGAGCGACGTGGGCAGTCGGGGGTATTGGTGTTGGAGATCACGCCGGGAACCAGTCCGTTCTACCAAGTTCAGGGATTGGCAAGATTCCTGACGTCGACGGAAGTTTCTTCGGTGACGACCGTGGCTTGGGTTCCCGAAGACGTGACCGGAAATAATGTTGTTTTGGCACTCGGTTGTCGCGAGATCATCATGCACCCCGATGCGGAACTTGGCGACATCGGCCGAGGTGCACCACTCGACAAAGAGGAGCAGGGTGATGTTTTGAGTTTGGTGCGGAAAGGGCATAACCCGAAGGTTTCCGAAGCGGTTGCTTTGAAGATGATGGACCCCTCGGTGAGTCTGCTCAAGGTGAAGTATCGCGAAACCAAAGACGCACCGCCACAAACGGAGGTTGTGACCAGCGAGAACCTTCGTAGCTTGCAAGAAACGAAGACCACCGTGGAACCGCGAACACTTCTCGATGCGGGAATGAAAGGTGTGTTCACAGGGAAGACAGCACGCGATTGGGACGTGCTCGTCACGCAGACGGCCGAATCACGAGCGGATTTGGCGGACCTGTACGATCTGCCGAAGTCGGCACTTCGCGAGGATGCCACGCTCGGTGGCGAATTAAAAGTGCGACTGCTGCGAATCGACGGCGTGATTGACGGCCCGCAAGCGGCGTTCATCAAACGACAGGTGCAACGGGCGATCGGGCAGGGGGCAAACTTGCTCGTTTTCGAAGTTGATTCCCCCGGCGGTCATCTGGATGCGATGCAGGAAATTGCCTACACAATTTCCGATCTCGACCGGGAAACGGTCCGCACCGTCGCGTACGTTCCCCGAGACGCCATCAGTGCTGCCGCCGTGATTTCGCTGGCCTGCGATGAACTCTACATGCAACCGCACGCGAAAATCGGCGATGCGGGACCGATCGAGTTACGACCCGGCCAAGCGTTTGAACATGCTGGGGAAAAGATTGTCAGCTACATGCGGAAGCTGATGCAAGAACTCGCCGAGAAAAAGAACCGACCAGCTGCAATTATGAAGTCGATGGTCGATCGCAACTTGGAAGTTTATGAAGTCAAAAATCGGGACACGGGAGCCGTTTGGTTCATGACCGAGGACGAAATTCACGCCTCGAATGGAGAATGGATTCGGGGGGCGATCGTTCCGGAGTCTCGAAAAGAATTGCTGCTGACCATCAACGGAACCGAGGCACACAAGTACAAACTCGCGGAACCGCCGGTGGCGGATGAGAGTGAACTTAAAGAGCGACTCGGTGTGCCGCCGGATCAGAAACTGATTCCGATGGAGGAAACCTGGGTCGATTCGATGGTGTTCAACCTCAACAATCCGGCTTGGACGGGGACGCTATTGACGTTGGCGATGATTTGTCTGTTCATCGAATTGCACTTTATGACCGGCGTGATGGCTATTGCCTCCGCGTTGTTCTTTGCGTTGTTCTTCTGGAGCAAATACATGGGCGGAACCGCCGGTTGGCTGGAAGTGATTTTGTTCGTCTTCGGACTGATTCTGATGGCTCTCGAAATCTTCGTGATGCCCGGTTTCGGTGTGTTCGGGATTTCCGGCGGCGTGTTGTTGTTGATGTCCGTTGTGATGGCCAGCCAAACGTTCGGGCACTCCGAACCAGGTCGCGATATGGTCTTGCTCGCTCGAAATTTGACGACGGTAAGTTTGTCGATCGGGGCGGTGATCTTGATCGCGGTGGTGCTCAATCGGTTCTTGCCTCATATGCCAATTATGGGAGCGATGATCCTCACACCACCGGGCAGCCCACTCACCGCCGACGGTCCGCAACTCCGTCCGGATTTGATCAACGACGGCCCCGGTGCCGATCTGGTTGGTCTGGCCGGCAAAGCCCAAACGACGTTGCGACCGGCGGGCAAAGCGCTGCTCGATGGGCGGTTGGTCGATGTCGTTAGCGATGGCGGCTACATCGACACGGGCACCCCCATCGAAGTCGTACGCGTGGAAGGCAACCGCGTGATTGTCCGTGAAGCGTAA
- a CDS encoding ATP-dependent Clp protease adaptor ClpS, with the protein MPEFPSEAADTAVIEEPLVRPSAEPKKKPEEDTKNRTKRQPPYAVIVHDDDLHTYEYVIECLQKVFGYQLEKAFSLTREIDKAGRAVVWSGALEVAELKRDQIRNFGDDLYASVPVKFPLGVTIEPLPGD; encoded by the coding sequence ATGCCGGAGTTTCCCTCCGAAGCCGCCGACACGGCCGTTATCGAAGAACCACTCGTTCGTCCGAGTGCCGAACCGAAAAAAAAGCCGGAGGAGGACACCAAAAACCGAACCAAACGGCAGCCTCCGTATGCCGTCATCGTGCATGATGACGACCTGCACACGTACGAATACGTGATTGAATGTTTGCAAAAAGTGTTCGGCTACCAACTGGAAAAAGCGTTCTCCCTGACGCGTGAAATTGACAAAGCAGGTCGAGCGGTGGTTTGGTCAGGAGCGTTGGAAGTGGCCGAGTTGAAACGCGACCAAATCCGCAACTTCGGCGACGATTTATACGCCTCCGTCCCGGTCAAGTTTCCACTAGGCGTCACCATCGAACCTCTCCCCGGCGATTGA
- a CDS encoding Uma2 family endonuclease — protein sequence MATQQKLLTAEEFFETTPSTEFCELIQGEVVSMNPPGHRHGHIIIRIGQHLQNYVDQHDVGHVSGADSGVITERDPDTVRGADVMFHSYDRIPKGAEIVRYPTVSPNVVFEVRSPSDRWPNIHEKVTEYLQAGVDCVVVLDPEDQTARLFYTDRGSETLTAEEELTLPAPLGAFRERVSRFFA from the coding sequence ATGGCAACCCAGCAAAAATTACTCACCGCCGAGGAGTTTTTCGAAACCACTCCGTCGACGGAGTTCTGTGAGCTAATTCAGGGAGAGGTCGTTTCGATGAATCCACCAGGACATCGACATGGTCATATTATCATCCGAATCGGCCAGCACCTGCAGAACTACGTGGACCAACACGACGTTGGTCACGTTTCCGGTGCGGATTCCGGCGTGATCACCGAGCGTGATCCCGATACGGTTCGCGGGGCGGATGTGATGTTTCACAGTTACGATCGCATTCCGAAGGGTGCGGAAATCGTGCGGTATCCGACCGTCTCGCCGAACGTGGTTTTCGAAGTCCGTTCGCCGAGCGATCGTTGGCCGAACATTCACGAGAAAGTCACCGAGTATCTTCAAGCTGGCGTGGATTGCGTCGTCGTGCTCGATCCCGAAGACCAAACCGCCCGGTTATTCTACACCGACCGAGGCAGCGAAACCCTCACCGCCGAAGAAGAACTCACATTACCCGCTCCGCTCGGCGCCTTTCGTGAACGTGTCTCGCGATTCTTTGCGTAA